A single Verrucomicrobiia bacterium DNA region contains:
- the queD gene encoding 6-carboxytetrahydropterin synthase QueD, whose product MKIELRKSFQFEAAHHLPLVPKTHKCRRLHGHSFKVELVVAGECDPKLGWLMDYAEITAAFKPVWKKLDHFYLNEIPGLENPTSEVLAAWIWGKLKRRLPLLKEVVVAETCNARAVYRGEA is encoded by the coding sequence ATGAAAATTGAGTTGAGAAAATCGTTTCAGTTTGAGGCGGCGCACCATTTGCCGTTGGTGCCGAAAACGCACAAGTGTCGTCGTTTGCACGGGCACAGTTTCAAAGTGGAGCTGGTGGTGGCGGGCGAGTGCGATCCGAAGCTGGGCTGGTTGATGGATTACGCGGAGATCACCGCGGCGTTCAAACCGGTCTGGAAAAAATTGGATCATTTCTATTTGAATGAAATTCCCGGATTGGAAAATCCCACCAGCGAAGTGTTGGCGGCTTGGATCTGGGGCAAACTGAAACGTCGGCTGCCATTGCTCAAGGAAGTCGTGGTGGCGGAGACGTGCAACGCCCGCGCCGTTTATCGAGGTGAAGCATGA